AAATGTAGTGACCTTCAATCTTGATGAATATTTGCCCATGGAGAAAAGCAATATTCAGAGCTATCACTATTTCATGCATGAGCACCTTTTCAACCATATAGACATTGACCCTGAAAACGTGCACATTCCGGATGGTACTGTTCCTCCGGAAGAAACGGTAGCCTATTGTTTGGATTACGAAAGAAAAATTAAGGAATACGGTGGTCTTGATTTTCAATTATTGGGTATTGGTAGAACTGGACATATCGGTTTCAACGAGCCTGGTTCCCACTACAATTCAGGAACAAGGGTCATTACCTTGGACCACATTACCAGGGTGGACGCAGCGCCGTCCTTCCTGGGCATCGCCAACGTTCCTAGAAAAGCGATAACCATGGGTATTTCCACGGTTAGAAAGGCAAAGAGAATTATTTTATTGGGCTGGGGAGAAAACAAGGCTGAAATCATAAAAAAAACCATTGAGGGTGAAATTTCATCCCAGGTACCTGCCACCTACCTACAAAACCATTCCAATTGTACGTTTATCTTGGATACCGGAGCGGCATCGGAATTGACCAAAAACAAAACTCCTTGGTTGGTGGATGCCTGTGAGTGGACGGAGGAGCTCAAGGCAAAAGCGATTATTTGGCTCTGTGAAGAAACGGGCAAGACCGTTTTGAGCCTTACCGATAAAGACTATAACGATAACGGGATGGCCGATCTGCTCTCCAAGGAGGACTCCTATGATCTGAATATTCAAATATTCAACAAGCTGCAGCATACTATCACCGGATGGCCTGGAGGAAAACCAAATGCGGACGATACCCATAGACCTGAAAGGGCGGAGCCTGCCAAAAAACGTGTTATCATTTTTAGCCCCCACCCGGATGACGACGTAATTTCCATGGGAGGAACGTTTGACAGATTGGTAGAACAGGGCCATGAGGTACATGTGGTCTATCAAACATCGGGAAACATAGCGGTTTCGGATACCGATGCCAGAAAATTCGCTGAAATCGCTATGAATTTGAATCCATCAGAAAAAGTTCAAAAAATCATAAACTCGATCAACAACAAACAGGATAGCCAGATAGATTCCCCTGAATTGCGAAGGTTAAAAGGAGACATTAGACGGTCAGAATCCTATGCGGCAACACGATATATGGGGCTAAAGGATGCCCATGTCCACTTTTTGGATTTACCTTTTTACGAGACGGGAACCATAAAAAAGAACAACCTGTCCGAGGAAGATATCGCTCTCATGGTAGATATAATTAAACAGATAAAACCGCACCAAATATATGCAGCAGGTGACCTCGCAGATCCACATGGCACCCATAAAGTCTGTTTGGATGCCGTTTTGGAAGCCCTCAAACGACTAAAACCGGAACCATTTATTAAAGATTGTTGGTTATGGTTGTATAGAGGTGCTTGGCACGAATGGGATATCAATGAGATAGAAATGTGCGTTCCCATGAGTCCGGGGCAAGTCCTGAAAAAACGAAATGCTATTTTCTGCCATCAGTCCCAAAAGGACGGCGTCATGTTCCAAGGAGATGACTCACGGGAATTCTGGATGCGTGCCGAAGAGCGAAATAGAGATACCGCCAACAAATACAAGGCCCTAGGCATGTCCTCGTATGCAGCTATGGAAGCTTTTGTGAGACATCAATTTTAAAATGATTCAAAAAGGCCTATTTTCGATAAATAGGCCTTTTTTATTTTTTCCATGCCCAAAAAACTATTTACCGTTTTTCTTCTGATTATCGCTAGTTCCTGCGGAATCTTTAAGCCCAACATACCCCAACCAAAAAAGGAATTTCGCGGGGTGTGGATCGCCACCGTGGTGAATATTGATTGGCCAAAAAACGGAATGGATTCCGTTGAAAAACAGAAGGAAGACTACCTTAGAATTTTGGATTTTTATAAAAACTTAAATTACAATGCCGTCATTGTGCAAGTTCGTGCGGCGGGTGATGCTTTTTACAATTCGGATTACGCCCCATGGTCCCGATTTCTTACCGGAAAGGAAGGTGAAAATACCAAATGGGAGGATGATCCATTATCTTGGATGATTGAACAGGCTCACATAAGGGGTTTGGAATTTCACGCTTGGTTAAATCCCTACAGGGCCACCTTTGATTTAAATACCGATATTCTAAGTCCGAATCATGATTATAACATGAACCCAGATTGGATGGTCAAATATGGAACTAAATATTATTATAATCCCGGATTGCCTCAGGTACAGGAAAAACTGACTTCAATTATAAAGGAACTGACCCTCACATATGAAATTGATGGGATTCACTTTGATGACTATTTTTATCCCTATACCATTAAGGACGAAGTGTTTAATGACAGTATCACTTTTTACAACTGTTCCCAACCGCAGCAATCTTTGGCCGACTGGCGGCGTAGCAACGTGGACACCCTCATTAAAAAAAGTTATACCGCGATAAAGGATATCAAACCTTGGGTATCTTTTGGGGTGAGTCCGTTTGGCGTTTGGAAGAACAAGTCTACGGACCCACGGGGTTCCGAAACCCAGGCGGGTCAAACAACCTATGAAAACCTATATGCAGACCCCTTACTTTGGATGGAAAAAGGGTGGCTTGATTACATAGCTCCTCAAATTTATTGGAGTTTGGACCTTCCTGTGGCCTCCCATAAAACCATTGCGAATTGGTGGGCAAAAAATAGTGAAAACAGCTATGTATATATCGGGAATGGGGCTTACAAAGTCCGAAACAATAGTGATCAGGCGTGGGAGAAAAAGAAAGAATTACCCAACCAATTTAAGTTGGCACGGCAGACTCCAGAGATATCAGGGAATATTTTATTCAGTGCAAAATCCCTGATGGATAAAAATCAGGATGTGGTTTCCTATTTGGGAAGAAAGTATTACAAATGGCCGGCCTTAACGCCTGAAGTGAAAAATGGCTACGAGGAGCATTTGGAAAACGTCAACATTATCGGGAAAGAACAATCACCAGATTTTGTGACACTGACATTGGACCATAAAAATGCAATTCAGTATGTACTCGTGTATAAATCAAGTAAAAAAAATACATCGGAATTAAAAAGCAAAAAACTCTTGGACAAGATTTTTGTTCCTACCGGATCGAACCAAGTTCAAATACCAAAATTGGTTCTAAAAAGAAATGATTTTGCCATTACTTTTTTGGACCGATATGGACGAGAATCTCAACCAACAATCATACATTTAAATCAAATACCAGGGTATGGCAGAAAAAGATAAGGGTGCTTGGGGATGGGTCCCTATTCTATATTTCACGCAAGGTCTCCCCTATGTGTTGGTGGTGACGGTTTCGGTAATCATGTACAAACAATTGGGCGTTAGCAATTCAGACATTGGACTGTATACCAGTTGGTTGTATCTACCCTGGGTGTTGAAACCGCTTTGGAGTCCCTTGGTCGATTTAAAAAGTACAAAGCGCAAATGGTTTTTGTCCATGCAGTTTGTTATTGCCGTCGCATTATTGGGTGTGGGCCTTAGCATTCCTACTAATATGTTTTTTATCACAACATTAGCCTGTTTTTGGATGGCCGCATTTGCATCGGCGACCAATGACATAGCTTCCGATGGGTATTATATGTTGGGCCTGACTGAAAAAAAACAATCCTTTTTCGTAGGGATGCGAAGCACCTTTTACCGTTTGGCCATGGTTACGGGAGAAGGATTGATAGTCATTTTAGCCGGATTTCTAGAAAACAAATATGGAGACAACTCAAAAGCATGGAGCATCACTATGATTGCGGCGGCCGTTTTAATGCTATTGCTATCCATATCCAATGTATTGGTAACCCCAAAATATGAATCGGAAAAGGCCAATATAGCCGAAAAACCGAAAAGCTTTTTGGAAGTATTCAGTACCTTTTTTCAAAAGAAAAATATAGGTATCGCTTTAGCCTTTATCCTAACATACAGGCTCGGGGAATCCCAATTGGTAAAGATGGCGGCCCCATTTATGCTCGATAGTACGGAAAAAGGTGGCCTTGGCTATTCCACAGAACTTATTGGAACCATTTTTGGAACAGCAGGCGTTATCATGCTTTCTTTTGGGGGTATCTTGGGAGGTATCTTGATATCCAGGGACGGACTCAAAAAATGGATGTTCCCTATGGTTCTTTCTTTAAATCTCCCCAATATATTCTATGCTATATTGGCGGTTACAAAAACGACACACGTAGTTCCCGTTACCGCTACTGTTATGTTCGAAAAGTTTGGGTACGGATTTGGTTTTGCCGCTTTTCTGATGTACCTCATCTATATTGCAGAAGGTAAATCCAAAACCAGCCACTATGCCATTGCTACAGGTTTTATGGCCCTGGGTATGATGCTTCCGGGAATGATTAGTGGTTATGTGCAGCAATGGTTGGGCTATGACGGTTTTTTTATCTGGGTAGTAATTGCCGCATTGCCTTCCCTAATTTTATTAAAATATATTACCTACCCTGCGGAATTTGGTAAGAAAACCAACGATTAATATGAAAGAACTGCCACCTTTTGAAATTGCCAAAACTAGATTAAGTCCCCTGGAAAAGATTGGACAGTTCTTTATGCCGGCGGCATTCATCAATGACACGGAAGAAGAAATACAGGCCCTGGAAACCCTGATAAGGGACTATGGCATTGGGGGTATCTGTTTTTTTCATTCCAGGGCCAGTGCGGCAACCAATTTCGAGGGGAAAAAAGAGGTCATCCGAAATGAGGAAAGTTTTGAAACCCTTAAATCCCTGATAAAGAGATATCAGTCGGCATCCAAATACCCCCTATTTATTGCCATAGATGCAGAATGGGGCTTGGCTATGCGAATCGAAAATACACCTCAGTATCCTTATGCGATTACTTTAGGCGCATTTAGTGGAAAGGAGGAACTTATCTATGAAGTTGGGAAGAACATTGCCCAAGACTGCTTGGCAGCAGGCATACATTGGAACCTTTCCCCAGTGGTGGACATCAACAACAATCCCAACAACCCCGTGATTGGATATCGGTCTTTTGGTGACGATAGGGAGCAGGTCACAAAAAAAGCGTTGGCCTACATAAAGGGAACCGAAAGTCTTGGGGCATTGACCAGTATCAAACATTTTCCCGGACACGGGGATACTTCGGTGGATTCCCATTTGGGGATTCCAGTTATTGATAAATCGAAGAAGGAACTTTTGGAAAATGAACTCTATCCCTTTCAAAAAATAATATCAGAAGGAATCGATGCAATTATGGTGGGACATTTGTCCATTCCGGCTTTGGCGAACGGCAAGGATACACCCGCAAGTATTTCCCGTGAAATTATTACCGATTTTTTACGGGGCCAAATGCATTTCAAGGGAGTAGTTATTTCCGATGCCCTAAATATGCATGCCGTTTCAAAGAATTATTCGGTGCCCGGTGAACTGGAATGGCTCGCCTTTCATGCCGGAAACGATATCCTTTGCTTTGCCGAACACGTTAAAGAAGGTATTGAAACCATTGCAAAAAACAGTACGGAAAAACAGTTGGAAGAAACCTTTGAACGGGTATGGAAGCTCAAGGAAAAGGCCATGGGGAATCCAAACCAGGACAAATTTACTAAACTATCCAAAAGCGAAGAATTGAACAGGAAAATTGCCAAGGAGAGTATTACACTCTACAAAGGGAGTGAAGAAGATATAGAGGATTTCGACCAAAAAACTTTTTGCACACTTACATTTCAGCGCTCCAAAAAGAGCTCTTCACCTGAAGAAATTCTTTCTTTTTTGACGGAGGCAACACAGGAAATTAAAAATGAGAAAAATATTCTTTTGCTCCTGACTCCGCCCAAGGTAAAACCTGCAAACCATTTTGGTTTCCTAAAAGCCGAAATCGATTTTATCAATACCCTACTTGAGGAAAAGAACGTTGTGCTCTACCATTTTGGAAATCCATATTCATTGAAACTTTTTGATATAAAAAAATCCTTGGCCACCGTATTGGTCTATCAAGATTTTACCGAATTTCAGGATATGGCCACGGAACATTTTCTAGGAAAAATAAAGGCGAATGGAAAACTTCCGGTATCCCTAACTTAATTAAAAAAATGAAAATCTATAAAGTCGTTGGAATGATGTCCGGCACCTCATTGGATGGCCTGGACCTCGCGTACTGCCATTTCTGGAAAAAGAAAGACCAGTGGCAATTTGAGATAAAAGCATCGGAAAGTATTTCCTATGCCCCAAAGATGCAAAGCGACCTAAAGGACGCTATACATCTATCGGCTGAAAAACTGCTTCAGCTACATAATGAATATGGTAATTGGCTTGGGGAACGGGCAAAGGATTTCATTCAAGAACAGAACCTAGAAGTCAATTTTATCGCCAGTCATGGCCATACCTCCCATCATCGCCCCGAACTTGGACTTACCTTTCAACTGGGTTCCGGACAACATCTAGCAAATGCCTCTGAACATACAATTATTTGTGACTTTAGAAGTAATGACCTTGCCTTGGGAGGTCAAGGCGCACCCTTGGTACCCATTGGTGACCGTTTACTTTTTAGTGAATATGATTTCTGTCTGAATCTTGGTGGAATTAGCAACATTTCCTTTGAATTGAAAGGAAGAAGAATAGCCTATGACATCGGACTAGCCAATATGATATTGAATTATATTACAAGGAAAATTGATTTGGATTATGATGAAAATGGAACACTTGCCAGGTCGGGTACCATTAATCCAATGATGTTAAAAAAACTGAACGGACTATCCTATTACCTACTACCCCACCCTAAATCCATTGGGTACGAGTGGTTCTTGGAGAAGGTGGTGCCCATTGTAAATGAAACCAAGGATAGCACTGAAAATTTATTACACACGGCCATACATCACATATGTGAAAAAATTGCCCAGCAAGTGGCCTTAAATACCAATAAAACCAATCAAAAATTATTTGTCACCGGAGGAGGAGCCCTAAATGCTTTTCTTATTGAAACTTTAGAACAAAAATTGGATTCTAAAATTGAAGTGGTAGTTCCAGATAAAATATTGATAGAATTCAAGGAAGCACTCGTTTTTGCATTTATGGGAGTACTAAGGTCTGAAAAGGAAATCAATGTGCTCAAAACGGTGACAGGTGCTAAAAGGGATTCATCCAGCGGTGTGATTTTCTTACCCAATTAAAGTATTTTCACTAAATTTCTAGTCTAAATAGATAATTCCTAAAAATGTCCGACAAACAAAAGCAAGCTACCGCATATTGGAAAGAAAACGTCAAATATCTCTTCATTCTTTTGGCAATTTGGTTTCTGGTTTCCTATGGGGCGGGAATCCTCTTCAAGGATGCCTTGGATTCAATCAAAATAGGAGGTTTCAAGCTAGGTTTTTGGTTTGCGCAACAAGGTTCTATTTACGTTTTTGTTATACTAATATTCGTGTATGTCCGACTTATGAACAAATTGGACAAAAAATATGGGTATGATGAATAAAAAGATTTTAGATATCCTATTAATACCCTATAAATAGAAAAATCAATCAAACCAAACCATTATGAGCGTTCAAATATGGACCTATCTTCTTGTCGGAATCACCTTTGCATTATATATAGGCATTGCTATTTGGTCCCGTGCAGGTTCAACTAGGGATTTTTATGTGGCCGGAGGCGGGGTTTCACCTTTGGCCAACGGTATGGCAACGGCCGCTGATTGGATGTCGGCTGCCTCATTTATCTCCATGGCCGGCATCATTGCCTTTGCGGGATATGATGGTTCTGTTTATCTCATGGGATGGACTGGTGGATATGTACTTTTGGCGCTATTATTGGCTCCTTATCTTCGGAAATTTGGAAAGTTCACCGTACCTGATTTTATCGGAGATAGATATTATTCCAAAACCGCCAGAATTGTGGCCGTTATCTGCGCCCTCATAGTTTCATTTACCTATGTCGCCGGACAAATGCGAGGTGTTGGGGTGGTATTTTCACGTTTTTTGGAAGTCGACATCAATACCGGGGTCATCATAGGAATGGTCATCGTGCTTTTTTACGCGGTTTTGGGAGGGATGAAAGGTATAACCTATACCCAGGTAGCACAGTACTGTGTGCTTATTTTCGCCTTTATGGTGCCCGCCATATTTATTTCGATACAAATGACCGGAAACCCTATCCCACAATTAGGAATGGGTTCAACATTATCAGATGGTTCGGGAACGTACCTTTTGGATAAATTGGATGGTCTATCAACAGAGCTAGGCTTCAACGCTTACACGAACGGTTCCAAATCCATGGCCGATGTATTTGCCATCACATTGGCACTTATGGTGGGTACGGCGGGGTTGCCACACGTTATTGTGCGCTTCTTCACGGTAAAAAGAGTCAAGAATGCAAGAAAATCGGCCGGACTGGCCCTATTACTGATTGCAATACTCTACACTACCGCACCTGCAGTTTCCGTATTTGCAAGAACCAATATGATCAACACGGTTAGCAATAAGGAATACAGTTCCATGCCGGCATGGTTCACCAATTGGGAAACTACAGGTTTATTGACTTTTAACGACAAAAACAAGGATGGAATAATTCAATATGTAGCAGATCCAGAAAAAAATGAGTTGACCGTTGACAGAGATATCATGGTACTGGCCAATCCCGAAATAGCAAATCTGCCTGCATGGGTCATCGCTTTGGTCGCGGCAGGAGGTTTGGCCGCAGCCCTATCCACTGCCGCTGGTTTACTACTGGTCATCTCCTCTTCAGTATCCCATGACCTTATAAAAAAAGTATTTAAGCCCAATATCTCGGATAAAGGGGAACTTTGGGCCGCACGTCTTGCGGCAACAGTGGCCGTGGTCATTGCAGGATATTTTGGTATTAACCCGCCTGGATTTGTTGCGGCGGTGGTCGCTCTAGCCTTCGGATTAGCGGCAGCCTCCTTTTTTCCCGCTATTGTTCTGGGTATTTTTTATAAAAAAATGAATAAGGAAGGTGCCATCGCCGGAATGATTACGGGCACGCTGCTCATGTTATTCTATATGACCAAATTCAAGTTCGATTGGTTTGGTGGAGGTACACCAGAGGATTGGTGGTTTGGAATTTCGCCGGAAGGTTTTGGCAGTATCGCCATGGTCGTTAATTTTATAGTATCTATTGTAATTATGAAGTTTACGCCACCACCGCCTGAAAATGTACAGGAAATTGTGGAGGACATACGGATTCCAAGCGGAGCCGGAGAAGCCAGCGGTCATTAAAGTATTAATAATTTTAGTAGAAATCAGAATTTAGCAATGAGTAACTATCACATCAAACATTTAGAGGAATATTATCAAGTTTATAGAAAATCCGTCCGTAATCCTGAGGCTTTTTGGGAAGAGATAGCCGAGGAGCATTTTGTATGGCGAAAACGATGGGATAACGTGCTGAGTTGGGATTTTACAAAACCCGAAATAAAATGGTTTGAAGGTGCCCAATTAAATATAACCGAAAACTGTATCGACCGTCATTTGCCCACACGGGGCAACAAAACGGCCATTCTTTTTGAACCCAACGACCCAAAAGAAGAAGCCGAACATATTACGTACAGACAGCTTCACGAACGTGTGTGCAAAATGGCCAATGTGCTCCTGGAAAAAGGCGTAAAAAAAGGGGACCGTGTCTGCATTTACCTGCCCATGATACCCGAATTGGCCATATCGGTATTAGCGTGTGCCCGTATCGGTGCTATCCATTCCGTAGTATTTGCAGGTTTTTCATCCAATGCCCTTTCAACAAGAATCAATGATTCTGATTGTAAACTGGTGATTACTTCGGATGGTTCTTATCGAGGTTCCAAGACCATCGATTTAAAGGGAATCGTGGACAAAGCCTTGGAAGCCTGCCCCGGTGTTGAAAACGTTCTTGTAGCCAAAAGGATACACAGTGAAATTGAAATGGTACCCAATAGAGATTATTGGTTACAACCTCTTTTGGACGAGGCCTACAGTGATAATGTGGCCGAAATCATGAATGCAGAGGACCCCTTATTTATTCTTTACACCTCCGGCTCAACAGGTAGACCAAAAGGGATGGTACATACCACCGCAGGTTATATGGTTTATTCGGCGTATACCTTCAAAAATATATTCCAATATAAAGAGAATGATGTGTACTGGTGTACGGCGGACATCGGTTGGATTACGGGACATTCCTATATCGTTTATGGACCGTTGGCCAATGGTGCTACAACCGTAATGTTTGAAGGGGTTCCCTCCTACCCTGATTTTGGTAGATTTTGGGAAGTGGTCCAAAAACATAAAGTAACCCAATTCTATACGGCTCCAACGGCCATTAGAGCACTTGCTAAGGAAAATCTCGATTTTGTTGAAAAATATGATTTATCGAGTCTTAAGGTTTTAGGTTCCGTGGGCGAACCGATTAATGAAGAAGCATGGCATTGGTACAATAACAACGTGGGCAAAAAGAATAGTCCGATTGTGGATACTTGGTGGCAAACGGAAACAGGAGGCATCATGATCAGCCCTATTCCTTATGTCACTCCTACAACCCCAACGTATGCAACGCTACCATTCATTGGAATTCAACCTGCTCTGATGGATGAAAATGGGCAGGAAATAAAAGGAAACCAGGTCGATGGAAGGTTGTGTATAAAATTTCCATGGCCTTCTATAGCAAGAACCATTTGGGGCAACCATGATCGCTATCGGGATACCTATTTTTCGGCCTATGAAAACATGTATTTTACGGGTGACGGTGCACTTCGAGATGCTGTGGGATACTACCGCATTACGGGAAGGGTGGATGATGTCATTATTGTTTCTGGACACAATTTGGGAACGGCACCTATAGAGGATTCCATAAATGAGCATCCGGCGGTTGCGGAATCCGCCATTGTTGGCTTCCCCCATGATGTTAAAGGAAATGCCCTCTACGGATATATAATCCTTAAGGAAACAGGTGAAAGTAGGGACAAGAACAACCTCAGAAAAGAAATCAACCAACAGATTACGGAACAAATAGGCCCTATAGCAAAACTGGATAAAATCCAATTTGTGTCCGGACTACCCAAAACACGAAGTGGCAAGATCATGCGAAGAATTCTGCGTAAAATCGCCAGTAATGACACCTCCAATCTTGGGGATACGAGTACGTTATTAAATCCGGAAATTGTTCAGGAAATTATGGATAACGCCCTTTAAATTTTATTGATAGGCACGATTGCTAGCAAACAGTGGTCTTGTTTTAAAGGCAACGAACAGGATCACTGAAATCAATCCACAAATACCCAATCCGGCAAATAAGGCCCAAACGGAATTTGTAATAAACTGTCCGATAAATATTGAGATGGGAATGGATAGTACCGTGGACACAAATCCGGTGATGGCAGCTCCTATTCCCGCAATATGCCCGATAGGTTCCATGGCAATAGCCCTTAGATTTCCCCAGATAAAGCCTAAACATAGAAAAAGTATAGAAAGAAAGGCAATCAATACCGATACGCTAGGGTCTGGCTTTCCCCAAAACAGAAAACTATACAACAAGGCTATTAAAGTAAAGGAAGAAAGCGCCACAAAGGAAAGGTTACGCATACCAAAACGAAGGACCAAGGTTCCGTTAGTCAAAGTTGAAAAGCCAATGGAAATGGCCAACCCCGCAAAGATGAGGGGGAAACTATCGGCCAAACCGTATAACTCCTCAAAGACGTGTTGCGCAGAACTCAAATAAACCAAAAAAGAGCCTGTAATCAATCCTGAAATTATGGTACAGGAAACGGTTTCCCTATATTTAAAAATTTCCTTGGTGCCTTTAACAAATACTGCAGTTTTAAAAGGCACCTTATACTCCGGTTTTAAAGTTTCTTCCTGCCTTTTAAAAAACCAGACACAGACCAGGAACGCAAAAAATAATTGGGCATAAAAAATACCTTCCCATCCGGAGAAACTCATAATGAACTTCCCAAAAGCTGGTGCAACAACCGGTATCAAAATAAAAAACGCCGTAACAAATGACATAATTTTCGCCATATAATCCCCTCTATACGTATCCCTAATAATAGAAATACTTATGGTACGCGGAGCGGAAAGCCCCACACCTTGAAGTATTCTACCAACAATCATTATTTCCAAATTAGGTGCCAAAAGGCAAATAATGCTGGCCACCCCAAAAACGGCAAACCCCATATACACAATAGGCTTTCTTCCCAAGCTATCGGAAATAGGCCCAAAGAACAACTGCCCTACCCCTAAACCTAGGAAAATCATAATAATCAACAATTGGTTTCTGGGGGGGTCCAAACTATTTATGGCTATTCCAATGTCCGAAATTGCAGGTATAAGTGCATCGATGGTTAACGCAACGATTGACATCAGCGAGGCCATTAAGGCCACAAATTCAAAGTTGGGTTTTACGTTTTCATTTTGCATTGTGCAAAAGTAAAGCTTACGAATAGAAG
This window of the Maribacter cobaltidurans genome carries:
- the acs gene encoding acetate--CoA ligase; its protein translation is MSNYHIKHLEEYYQVYRKSVRNPEAFWEEIAEEHFVWRKRWDNVLSWDFTKPEIKWFEGAQLNITENCIDRHLPTRGNKTAILFEPNDPKEEAEHITYRQLHERVCKMANVLLEKGVKKGDRVCIYLPMIPELAISVLACARIGAIHSVVFAGFSSNALSTRINDSDCKLVITSDGSYRGSKTIDLKGIVDKALEACPGVENVLVAKRIHSEIEMVPNRDYWLQPLLDEAYSDNVAEIMNAEDPLFILYTSGSTGRPKGMVHTTAGYMVYSAYTFKNIFQYKENDVYWCTADIGWITGHSYIVYGPLANGATTVMFEGVPSYPDFGRFWEVVQKHKVTQFYTAPTAIRALAKENLDFVEKYDLSSLKVLGSVGEPINEEAWHWYNNNVGKKNSPIVDTWWQTETGGIMISPIPYVTPTTPTYATLPFIGIQPALMDENGQEIKGNQVDGRLCIKFPWPSIARTIWGNHDRYRDTYFSAYENMYFTGDGALRDAVGYYRITGRVDDVIIVSGHNLGTAPIEDSINEHPAVAESAIVGFPHDVKGNALYGYIILKETGESRDKNNLRKEINQQITEQIGPIAKLDKIQFVSGLPKTRSGKIMRRILRKIASNDTSNLGDTSTLLNPEIVQEIMDNAL
- a CDS encoding multidrug effflux MFS transporter; this encodes MQNENVKPNFEFVALMASLMSIVALTIDALIPAISDIGIAINSLDPPRNQLLIIMIFLGLGVGQLFFGPISDSLGRKPIVYMGFAVFGVASIICLLAPNLEIMIVGRILQGVGLSAPRTISISIIRDTYRGDYMAKIMSFVTAFFILIPVVAPAFGKFIMSFSGWEGIFYAQLFFAFLVCVWFFKRQEETLKPEYKVPFKTAVFVKGTKEIFKYRETVSCTIISGLITGSFLVYLSSAQHVFEELYGLADSFPLIFAGLAISIGFSTLTNGTLVLRFGMRNLSFVALSSFTLIALLYSFLFWGKPDPSVSVLIAFLSILFLCLGFIWGNLRAIAMEPIGHIAGIGAAITGFVSTVLSIPISIFIGQFITNSVWALFAGLGICGLISVILFVAFKTRPLFASNRAYQ